The following are encoded in a window of Flavobacterium cupriresistens genomic DNA:
- a CDS encoding response regulator: MVQGYSSFNSLLSGIPIFGDLLKSNVLNWFVFTSDIIFYNSPKIIILALSLFGFLGLLIYQFFRIKTKIGYFIEKKKEDEAADREYQLYILFFGIAVIVIEIINEIFKIRPKSLLILNVSIGFLVLMVYLITDKVKFLRNKIQPIFIFFFFVYISYVGHNIIYLSNDVVPIIVFLISFFFSYNILKPIKIYWFFVGLTFTFQIITVVFHLIPLKSSILLINFSILIFIINQVKYAILLNNRDNFRFTNEIVHKGNSLTIATNKKGEILFCSETITSILGYSPDDVMAKKFWKLNEDHEVKQENYIKKQIDDKLYIQKLKNTNGEYKYIQWKDKKFSDDLIISIGQDVTEQIIVQDQYKNLIQTATDIIFEINANGYFTFVNEFGFSILGYAENEIILQHYSNFIHDDYIKNAVDFYENLEQNETNYPTIEIPVLKKNGEELWISQKVIIRKNDLNQTIGFAGIARDITEIKNIENEKRRRHEKIEAYNNSTKKLSTTDFRNYNTFQTVIDSIIEEAATVSKTNRVSFWRYSNDIITCENLFSSDKQTTNDKNILDKESYPIYFETLKNKAIINAPDVFDKLETSEFKRIYFTKNKIKSMLDAPIFLNGQLAGVACFESTEEKREWDNEDINYAKTISDVISLAISSQMRLRAEKKLELKSELLSALALCTEKFLMSKSTEKMFEETYEIIGEASKVDHIFYYQKDFDTQTISQQYKWSREGVKHQISDLQKFTEDNLKEIVLHSQRKKVLSTLTKNLEETFFKKLLIANEIKSILILPLYANNNFSGFIGFDDCTRERKWTDDEIYIFQTLANNISSALERNRNQAKIKESEAAIKAKELAEAANKSKSDFLANMSHEIRTPLNGIIGFTHLLMKTNLEEIQEKYMTTINQSAHSLLEIINDILDFSKIEAGKLELFIDLYDIQKILGQIFDLIVYESNQKSLQLELNVDPNVPKYIWTDIVRLKQILINLLSNAIKFTNEGSIKLAVSILEKKSEENYTIRFAVIDTGIGILEKNQKKIFKAFSQEDSSTTRKFGGTGLGLTISNQLLALMESRLQLKSKINSGSTFFFDLNLNTSHKNNNEKYKIITKTVDEEYDLDHYVNHKKVSILIVEDNKVNMLLLKTILKNLNINTIIYECENGYEAVNQIENINPDLVFMDIQMPIMNGYEATRAIRNTINGKHIPIIAVTAGAEKDERNKCLSAGMNDYISKPIIRGTVEEALSKWIR; the protein is encoded by the coding sequence ATGGTACAAGGCTATAGTTCCTTTAATTCATTGCTTTCAGGAATCCCCATTTTTGGAGATCTCTTGAAATCAAATGTATTAAATTGGTTTGTATTTACTTCTGACATCATTTTCTATAACAGCCCTAAAATCATCATTTTAGCACTGTCTTTATTTGGTTTTCTTGGTTTACTGATTTATCAATTTTTTAGAATTAAAACTAAAATTGGGTACTTCATCGAAAAAAAGAAAGAAGACGAAGCCGCAGACCGTGAATACCAACTCTACATATTATTCTTTGGGATAGCGGTTATTGTAATCGAAATTATTAATGAAATTTTTAAGATCAGACCCAAAAGTTTATTGATCTTAAATGTATCTATTGGTTTTTTAGTACTCATGGTGTACTTAATAACAGACAAAGTAAAGTTTCTGAGGAATAAAATCCAGCCGATTTTTATCTTCTTTTTCTTTGTTTACATCTCTTATGTTGGACACAATATTATCTACCTCTCCAATGATGTTGTACCGATAATTGTTTTTCTGATCTCTTTTTTCTTTTCTTATAACATTCTGAAACCCATAAAAATCTATTGGTTTTTTGTTGGTCTGACTTTTACCTTTCAAATTATAACGGTAGTTTTTCATTTAATTCCGTTAAAATCGTCTATACTCTTAATTAATTTCTCGATACTGATCTTCATCATCAATCAGGTAAAATATGCCATTTTATTGAACAATCGTGATAATTTCAGATTTACAAATGAGATCGTCCACAAAGGAAACTCCTTGACAATTGCAACAAATAAAAAAGGAGAAATCTTATTTTGCAGCGAAACCATTACTTCAATTCTGGGTTATTCTCCGGACGATGTTATGGCAAAAAAATTCTGGAAACTCAATGAAGACCACGAGGTAAAACAAGAAAACTACATTAAAAAACAAATTGACGATAAGCTGTATATTCAGAAATTAAAAAATACAAATGGCGAGTACAAATACATCCAATGGAAAGACAAAAAGTTTTCCGACGATTTAATTATTAGTATTGGTCAGGATGTTACCGAACAAATCATTGTTCAGGATCAATATAAAAACCTGATTCAGACGGCCACCGATATTATATTTGAAATCAATGCAAATGGGTATTTTACTTTTGTAAATGAGTTCGGATTTTCGATCTTAGGATATGCTGAAAATGAAATAATTCTACAACATTATTCGAATTTTATTCATGATGATTACATCAAAAATGCGGTTGATTTTTATGAAAATTTAGAACAAAACGAAACCAATTACCCTACTATTGAAATTCCGGTACTAAAGAAAAACGGGGAGGAATTATGGATTTCGCAGAAAGTAATTATCCGCAAAAATGACCTGAATCAGACTATTGGTTTTGCCGGTATTGCACGGGATATTACCGAAATAAAAAACATTGAAAACGAGAAAAGAAGACGTCACGAAAAAATTGAGGCGTATAACAATTCAACCAAAAAATTATCGACTACTGATTTCCGTAATTACAACACTTTTCAAACGGTAATTGATTCAATTATTGAGGAAGCAGCAACGGTATCAAAAACAAACAGGGTCAGTTTCTGGAGGTATTCAAATGATATTATTACCTGTGAAAATTTATTCAGCAGTGACAAACAAACCACAAATGATAAAAATATTCTGGACAAGGAGTCTTACCCCATTTATTTTGAAACCTTAAAAAACAAGGCAATCATAAATGCGCCTGATGTTTTTGACAAATTAGAAACATCTGAATTTAAGCGCATTTATTTCACAAAAAACAAAATCAAGTCGATGCTTGATGCGCCCATTTTCCTAAACGGACAGTTGGCCGGTGTGGCTTGTTTTGAAAGTACCGAAGAAAAAAGAGAATGGGACAATGAAGATATTAATTATGCCAAAACCATATCGGATGTAATCTCACTCGCCATTTCCTCCCAAATGCGACTCAGAGCAGAGAAAAAACTGGAACTTAAAAGTGAATTACTTTCAGCCTTAGCACTGTGTACAGAAAAATTCTTAATGAGTAAAAGCACGGAGAAAATGTTTGAAGAAACCTATGAAATTATAGGAGAAGCTTCAAAAGTAGATCATATATTTTATTATCAAAAAGATTTTGACACCCAAACCATTAGTCAGCAGTACAAATGGTCAAGAGAAGGCGTAAAACACCAAATAAGTGATTTACAGAAATTTACAGAAGATAATTTAAAAGAAATTGTTCTTCATTCTCAAAGAAAAAAAGTCTTAAGCACGCTGACGAAAAACCTTGAAGAAACTTTCTTCAAAAAATTACTGATTGCCAACGAGATTAAATCGATTTTAATATTGCCTTTATATGCCAACAATAACTTTTCCGGTTTTATTGGTTTCGACGATTGCACCAGAGAAAGAAAATGGACAGATGACGAGATTTACATCTTTCAGACGCTTGCCAATAACATTTCATCGGCTTTAGAACGAAACAGAAATCAGGCAAAAATTAAGGAAAGTGAAGCCGCGATAAAAGCCAAAGAATTAGCAGAAGCAGCAAATAAATCGAAATCAGATTTTTTGGCCAATATGTCACACGAAATCCGAACGCCTTTAAACGGCATCATTGGATTCACACATTTATTGATGAAAACTAATCTTGAAGAAATTCAGGAAAAGTACATGACCACTATTAATCAATCGGCTCATTCGTTATTGGAAATTATCAATGACATTCTGGATTTTTCTAAAATTGAAGCCGGAAAACTCGAGCTTTTCATCGACTTATACGACATTCAGAAAATATTAGGACAAATCTTTGATCTGATTGTTTACGAATCCAATCAGAAGAGTCTTCAACTTGAATTAAACGTTGACCCGAATGTACCGAAATACATCTGGACCGATATCGTGCGCTTAAAACAAATTCTGATCAATCTGTTGTCAAATGCCATTAAGTTCACAAATGAAGGTTCTATCAAACTTGCTGTTTCTATCCTTGAAAAAAAATCGGAAGAAAATTATACCATCCGTTTCGCGGTAATAGATACCGGAATTGGAATATTGGAAAAAAATCAGAAAAAAATATTCAAAGCTTTTTCCCAAGAAGATAGCTCTACAACGAGAAAATTTGGAGGAACCGGTTTAGGACTAACCATTTCAAATCAGCTATTGGCTTTAATGGAAAGCCGACTGCAGCTTAAAAGTAAAATAAACAGCGGAAGCACCTTCTTTTTTGACCTGAATTTAAATACCAGTCATAAAAACAACAATGAGAAATATAAAATTATTACTAAAACGGTTGATGAGGAATACGATTTAGACCATTATGTGAATCATAAAAAAGTAAGTATTTTGATTGTGGAAGACAATAAAGTAAACATGCTGCTTCTAAAAACGATCTTAAAGAATCTGAATATCAACACCATCATTTACGAATGCGAAAATGGCTATGAAGCGGTAAATCAAATCGAAAATATCAATCCTGATCTGGTTTTCATGGACATTCAAATGCCAATTATGAATGGTTATGAAGCGACGAGAGCCATTAGAAACACCATAAACGGCAAACACATTCCGATCATTGCGGTCACGGCTGGTGCCGAAAAAGACGAGCGAAATAAATGTTTGTCGGCCGGAATGAATGATTACATTTCAAAACCAATTATTCGTGGCACTGTTGAAGAAGCCCTGTCAAAATGGATAAGATAA
- the ypfJ gene encoding KPN_02809 family neutral zinc metallopeptidase, translating to MKWQGRRQSDNVEDRRSISGGKVAVGGGIIGIIILLVNIFGGENAQLITPVLEQLQGGQQTQTEAAAPLSKEDEEMGNFVRVMLAYNEDTWSKIFEENGMTYQKPKLVLFRGSVQTACGGASSSSGPFYCPGDKKVYMDLGFFEELKSKFGAKGGDFAISYVIAHEIGHHIQTLLGTSAKMREAQQGKSEAEANKLSVALELQADFYAGVWAHHNKENLDAGDIDEALSAASAVGDDAIQSKMQGHVVPDSFTHGSSEQRMYWFEKGFNTGDIKQGNTFSEVR from the coding sequence ATGAAATGGCAAGGCAGAAGACAAAGTGACAATGTTGAAGACAGAAGATCTATTTCCGGCGGAAAAGTAGCCGTAGGAGGCGGAATTATTGGTATTATTATACTATTAGTAAACATTTTTGGCGGTGAAAATGCGCAACTTATAACCCCGGTTTTAGAACAACTACAAGGTGGGCAACAAACCCAGACTGAGGCTGCTGCTCCGCTAAGCAAAGAAGATGAAGAAATGGGCAATTTTGTCCGAGTTATGTTGGCTTATAATGAAGACACCTGGAGCAAAATATTCGAAGAAAATGGTATGACGTACCAAAAACCAAAACTGGTACTTTTTAGAGGTTCTGTTCAAACCGCCTGCGGAGGCGCCTCATCGTCTTCCGGTCCTTTCTACTGTCCTGGCGACAAAAAAGTATATATGGATTTAGGCTTCTTTGAGGAACTAAAATCTAAATTTGGTGCCAAGGGTGGCGACTTTGCCATTTCATACGTTATAGCGCATGAAATTGGCCATCACATCCAGACCTTACTGGGCACCTCAGCAAAAATGCGAGAAGCGCAACAAGGAAAAAGTGAAGCGGAAGCCAATAAACTCTCTGTTGCATTAGAACTACAAGCTGATTTTTATGCCGGAGTCTGGGCACATCATAATAAAGAAAACCTCGATGCCGGCGATATTGACGAAGCTTTGAGCGCTGCAAGTGCCGTGGGCGATGATGCCATACAAAGTAAAATGCAGGGGCATGTAGTTCCCGACTCCTTTACTCATGGTTCTTCTGAACAAAGAATGTACTGGTTCGAGAAAGGCTTTAATACAGGTGACATTAAACAAGGAAATACTTTTTCAGAAGTTAGATAA
- the bshB1 gene encoding bacillithiol biosynthesis deacetylase BshB1, which yields MKLDILAFGAHPDDVELGCAGTILKEVSLGKKVGVVDLTRGELGTRGTAEIRDQEAAAAAKILGVVVRENLAMRDGFFTNDENHQLEVIKMIRKYKPEIVLCNAIDDRHIDHGKGSKLVSEACFLSGLVKIKTLIDGVSQEAWRPKVVYHYIQWKNIEPDFVVDITGFEEKKIEAILAYKTQFYDADSEEPATPITSKNFLESLNYRAQDLGRLVGKDFAEGFTVERCLAVNSLEDLL from the coding sequence ATGAAACTAGACATATTAGCCTTCGGAGCACACCCTGACGATGTAGAATTAGGTTGTGCCGGAACCATTTTAAAAGAAGTATCACTTGGAAAAAAAGTGGGCGTTGTAGATTTAACCCGTGGTGAATTGGGAACCCGTGGTACAGCAGAAATCAGAGATCAGGAAGCAGCTGCTGCCGCAAAGATATTAGGAGTTGTAGTTCGCGAGAATTTAGCAATGCGCGATGGCTTTTTTACCAATGATGAAAATCATCAATTAGAAGTCATTAAAATGATCCGAAAGTATAAACCTGAGATCGTTTTGTGCAATGCCATTGATGACCGTCATATTGATCACGGAAAAGGAAGTAAATTAGTTTCAGAAGCTTGCTTTTTATCAGGATTAGTAAAAATTAAAACATTGATTGACGGCGTAAGTCAGGAGGCTTGGAGACCGAAAGTGGTCTATCATTATATTCAGTGGAAAAACATTGAACCGGATTTTGTTGTCGACATCACTGGATTCGAAGAAAAAAAGATTGAAGCCATTCTGGCCTATAAAACGCAATTTTATGATGCCGATTCAGAAGAACCTGCAACGCCAATTACGAGTAAAAACTTCTTAGAAAGTTTAAATTATCGTGCACAGGACTTAGGAAGACTCGTTGGAAAGGATTTTGCCGAAGGATTCACTGTTGAAAGGTGTTTGGCAGTCAATAGTTTAGAAGATTTATTGTAA
- a CDS encoding chorismate-binding protein, translating into MNNFFSKIKNHKAQNLPFVLYSKPNSNRIIGLLQQNNNLHTVSDFTEKGFVFASFDEKQLILIPENESEIITSEQESVEINLTEINDSGFDVAAKKQYEDLVAKGIEAIKNDEFKKVVLSRSESVDLAEFDFAVVFQQLIQLYPTTFCYCFFHPKVEFWMGATPEQLLKANGNEFETTALAGTQKANSEVEILWQQKEKEEQQYVTDFIIKRLREVALSVNVTEPYSIKAGSIWHIKTDISGVLNENSTLEEVIDTLHPTPAVCGLPKKKAKAFILENENYDRTFYTGFLGELNSSLASSAVSSDLFVNLRSMQIQENKAILYMGCGITKESIPEKEWEESVNKSMTMKRALSIKAV; encoded by the coding sequence ATGAATAATTTCTTTTCTAAAATAAAAAATCATAAAGCACAAAATTTACCCTTTGTGCTTTATTCCAAACCCAATTCGAACAGAATAATTGGGCTTTTACAACAAAATAATAATTTGCATACCGTTTCTGATTTTACGGAGAAAGGATTTGTTTTTGCTTCTTTTGATGAAAAACAACTGATCCTGATTCCTGAAAATGAATCGGAAATAATTACTTCTGAACAGGAAAGTGTAGAGATCAATTTAACTGAAATAAATGATTCCGGTTTTGATGTCGCTGCTAAAAAACAATATGAAGATTTAGTAGCCAAAGGAATTGAGGCAATTAAAAACGATGAATTTAAAAAAGTGGTTTTGTCAAGAAGCGAAAGTGTTGACTTAGCCGAATTTGATTTTGCTGTTGTTTTTCAGCAATTGATTCAATTGTATCCGACGACTTTCTGTTATTGCTTTTTTCATCCCAAAGTCGAATTTTGGATGGGAGCAACGCCGGAACAACTGCTTAAAGCAAACGGAAATGAATTTGAAACCACAGCATTGGCCGGAACACAAAAAGCCAATTCGGAAGTGGAGATTTTGTGGCAACAAAAAGAAAAAGAGGAGCAGCAATATGTGACCGATTTTATCATTAAAAGACTTCGTGAAGTAGCTTTGTCTGTAAACGTTACAGAGCCTTACAGTATAAAAGCAGGATCAATCTGGCATATCAAAACCGATATTTCGGGTGTTTTAAACGAAAATTCTACTTTAGAAGAAGTTATAGATACTTTGCATCCGACACCGGCTGTTTGTGGTTTACCGAAAAAGAAAGCAAAAGCATTTATCCTTGAAAATGAAAATTACGACCGCACTTTTTATACGGGTTTTCTAGGCGAGTTAAACAGCAGTTTGGCTTCAAGTGCCGTAAGTTCTGATTTATTTGTAAATTTACGAAGCATGCAGATTCAGGAAAACAAAGCCATTTTGTATATGGGTTGCGGTATTACCAAAGAAAGTATTCCCGAAAAAGAGTGGGAGGAAAGCGTGAATAAATCAATGACCATGAAGAGGGCTTTGTCTATTAAAGCTGTATAG
- a CDS encoding M48 family metallopeptidase — MAQTNSAAVSATFRERTVKAILSVIFFFIVYLLLIISGIGLTVLAGYGGVMLIAAKPSFLTFMIGGGLLCMGILILIFLFKFIFVKNVVDRSHLVEITREEEPKLFDFIEEIVGAVKTDFPKKVYLSSDVNAAVFYDSNFWSMFLPIKKNLQIGVGLINSVSELELKAILAHEFGHFSQRSMKVGSYVYNVNRIIHNMLFDNDSYNSIAQSWGSVNGYFAFFAGLAVKIVQGIQWVLRQVYEVVNLSYYSLSRQMEFHADAVAANVTGSEPLITSLLRLDLANHSFNKVLDYYGDKIPKSISTKNIYEQQTLVMNFIAAKSKLQVQNDLPQLTTDFLNRYNKSKLVIENKWDTHPSIEDRISELKKLGIEKSVASDKLATCLLNNRVDLQNKFTDKLFLAVSYPDAVVYNKNEQFFEEFESEFLSGSFDEVYNNYYDNKNPDCKTQELNSSAEKYELSDLFSNASIDLVYSSISLENDIQVLKQISNGSYKVKSFNYDGHKISSKNCDELIDKLTVDLKEIKEEILENDIRIYSLFLELANSQGKGGELKNRYDSFFDLDKNYDEKFEYYMKMLKVSDFMHHVATFDAIEKNMLLLKEEERQFKIQIEKMLESNVYREAITIEMRVSFNKYLSEEWVYFNGNQYLDEVLELLSKSMIDYQDVLSKTFFKTKKELLEYKAQLLQYHE; from the coding sequence ATGGCTCAAACAAATTCAGCGGCAGTTTCCGCTACGTTTAGAGAGAGGACCGTAAAAGCGATTCTTTCTGTTATCTTCTTTTTTATTGTCTATCTTTTACTCATTATTTCAGGTATTGGCCTTACTGTTTTGGCAGGTTATGGAGGAGTAATGCTTATTGCTGCCAAACCTAGTTTTTTGACCTTTATGATTGGTGGTGGATTATTGTGTATGGGAATTTTAATCTTGATCTTTTTGTTCAAGTTTATTTTTGTAAAAAATGTAGTTGACCGATCTCATTTAGTCGAAATTACAAGAGAAGAAGAACCTAAATTATTTGATTTTATTGAAGAGATTGTAGGTGCTGTAAAGACAGATTTTCCAAAAAAAGTGTATTTATCATCAGATGTTAATGCTGCAGTTTTTTATGATTCTAATTTTTGGAGTATGTTTTTACCGATTAAGAAAAATCTTCAAATTGGTGTTGGACTTATCAATTCAGTTTCAGAATTAGAACTTAAAGCTATTTTGGCTCACGAATTTGGTCATTTTTCGCAAAGAAGCATGAAAGTAGGAAGTTATGTTTATAATGTAAACAGGATTATCCATAATATGCTCTTTGATAATGATTCTTATAATTCTATTGCACAAAGCTGGGGAAGTGTAAATGGGTATTTTGCTTTTTTTGCCGGATTAGCAGTAAAAATTGTGCAAGGAATTCAATGGGTTTTGAGGCAGGTTTATGAGGTTGTAAATTTAAGTTATTACAGTTTATCCAGACAAATGGAATTTCATGCTGATGCCGTTGCTGCAAATGTAACGGGTTCTGAACCTTTAATCACTTCTTTACTCCGTCTGGATCTTGCTAATCATTCGTTTAATAAGGTTTTAGATTATTATGGAGATAAAATCCCGAAATCTATTAGTACAAAAAACATATATGAGCAACAGACTTTGGTGATGAATTTTATTGCAGCTAAAAGTAAATTGCAAGTTCAGAATGATTTGCCACAATTGACTACAGATTTTTTGAATCGGTATAATAAATCAAAGCTTGTAATCGAAAATAAATGGGATACGCATCCTAGCATTGAAGACCGAATTTCGGAACTAAAAAAATTAGGGATAGAAAAGTCTGTTGCAAGTGACAAATTAGCAACCTGTTTGCTAAACAATCGTGTTGATTTGCAGAATAAGTTTACAGACAAGTTGTTTTTGGCGGTTTCGTATCCGGATGCGGTCGTTTACAACAAAAATGAGCAGTTTTTTGAAGAGTTTGAAAGTGAGTTTTTGTCCGGGTCTTTTGATGAGGTTTACAATAATTATTACGATAACAAGAATCCTGATTGTAAAACTCAGGAATTAAATTCTTCAGCCGAAAAATATGAATTGAGTGATTTGTTCAGTAACGCTTCAATTGATTTGGTATACAGTTCAATTTCATTAGAAAATGACATTCAAGTTTTAAAACAAATTTCAAATGGAAGTTATAAAGTGAAATCATTCAATTATGATGGGCATAAAATTTCATCAAAAAATTGCGATGAGTTGATCGATAAATTAACAGTTGATTTGAAAGAAATTAAAGAGGAAATTCTTGAAAATGATATTCGTATTTATTCTCTATTTTTAGAACTGGCAAATAGTCAGGGTAAAGGGGGAGAGTTAAAAAACAGATATGATAGTTTTTTTGATTTAGATAAGAACTACGATGAAAAATTCGAGTATTATATGAAGATGCTGAAAGTCTCTGATTTTATGCATCATGTGGCTACTTTTGATGCTATTGAAAAGAATATGTTGCTATTAAAAGAAGAGGAAAGACAATTTAAGATTCAAATTGAAAAAATGCTGGAAAGTAATGTTTATAGGGAAGCTATAACAATTGAGATGAGAGTCTCCTTTAATAAGTATTTATCGGAAGAATGGGTTTATTTTAATGGTAATCAATATTTAGATGAAGTTTTGGAGTTGCTATCTAAATCGATGATTGATTATCAGGATGTTTTGTCAAAAACATTTTTTAAAACCAAAAAAGAACTTTTAGAGTATAAAGCTCAACTTTTACAGTATCATGAATAA
- a CDS encoding PaaI family thioesterase has product MKYTKEQILAHCNEFSKNTLMETLKIEYIDAGEDFLTAKMPVNPAVYQPMGLLHGGASVALAESVGSAASFFFIDPNEQEVRGIEISANHLKSIREGYVFGTARIIHKGRSIHLWEIKITDEAGNLISLCKLTNMVLDRKKS; this is encoded by the coding sequence ATGAAGTATACAAAAGAACAAATTTTAGCGCACTGCAATGAGTTTTCGAAAAACACTTTGATGGAAACGTTAAAAATAGAATATATTGACGCCGGAGAAGATTTTTTGACGGCAAAAATGCCAGTAAACCCTGCTGTTTACCAACCAATGGGATTATTGCACGGAGGAGCTTCAGTCGCTTTGGCTGAAAGTGTAGGAAGTGCAGCCTCTTTTTTCTTTATAGATCCGAATGAACAAGAAGTTCGCGGAATCGAAATTTCTGCCAACCACCTAAAAAGCATTCGCGAAGGTTATGTTTTCGGAACAGCGCGAATTATTCACAAGGGAAGAAGCATTCATCTTTGGGAAATTAAAATCACTGATGAAGCCGGGAATCTGATTTCGCTCTGCAAATTGACGAATATGGTTTTGGATAGAAAGAAAAGTTAA
- a CDS encoding endonuclease, which translates to MKKSYSSFLLLVFTIAGFAQIPSGYYNTATATGYTLKTQLYNIIKDHTNNGYAGLYTTYQTSDVDNFYENDGTVLDMYSENPSGKDPYNYSTGTTQRCGNYSVEGDCYNREHIIPQSVFNEQSPMVADAHFITPTDGKVNGMRSNYPHGVVNAPTYTSKNGGKLGPNSTSGYSGTVFEPINDFKGDIARMYFYFATRYENTVSGYSYAMFDGSSNKVFTTVFLNILLQWNAQDPVSAREIARNNAIYARQNNRNPYIDHPEYVNQIWGGGTSPSGDTQAPTIPTSLASTSKTAVSIALSWTASTDNVNVTGYDVYANNVLKTTVSGSTATLTGLTASTNYSIYVKAKDAAGNTSSASTTIAVTTDSSGTGGAATELLFSEYIEGSGNNKALEIANNTGSAVNLSIYTLKKQTNGAGAWSTGLALTGTLSSGGKYVLVNSSISSTCFSTSAANISTTATELAFNGNDAVGLFKNGVLIDMIGTFSGGTANFAADVTLRRKATVTSPSTTFNLTSQWDSYTSDTCNNLASKKAKVSKEETVTATDEILIYPNPSKGNFTIGFPNSTEHYSVEILSFSGQKVFEKRNNTDSEIAVQHLAAGIYIIKIATEAKTVYKKIIIN; encoded by the coding sequence ATGAAAAAAAGCTACTCTTCGTTTCTATTACTGGTCTTTACTATTGCTGGTTTCGCACAGATTCCATCCGGTTATTACAACACCGCAACCGCAACCGGTTACACACTGAAAACACAATTGTATAACATTATAAAAGACCATACCAATAACGGATATGCAGGTTTATACACCACCTACCAAACTTCAGATGTAGACAATTTCTACGAAAATGACGGAACAGTTTTAGACATGTACTCCGAAAACCCATCCGGAAAAGACCCTTATAATTACAGTACCGGAACTACACAAAGATGCGGTAACTATTCTGTAGAGGGCGATTGTTACAACAGAGAGCATATTATTCCACAATCGGTTTTTAATGAGCAATCACCAATGGTTGCCGATGCCCATTTTATTACACCAACAGATGGTAAAGTAAACGGAATGCGTTCCAACTATCCGCACGGAGTGGTGAATGCTCCAACTTATACGTCTAAAAACGGAGGAAAACTGGGTCCGAATTCAACATCAGGGTACTCAGGAACTGTTTTTGAACCTATAAATGATTTCAAAGGAGATATTGCCCGAATGTATTTTTACTTTGCAACCCGTTATGAGAATACTGTTTCGGGTTATAGTTATGCGATGTTTGATGGCTCCAGTAACAAAGTATTTACAACCGTTTTCTTAAATATTCTTTTGCAATGGAATGCGCAAGATCCTGTAAGTGCAAGAGAAATTGCCCGAAACAATGCCATCTATGCCCGTCAAAACAATAGAAATCCCTATATCGATCATCCGGAATATGTAAACCAAATCTGGGGTGGTGGCACTTCTCCTTCCGGAGACACTCAGGCTCCTACTATACCAACAAGTTTAGCTTCAACAAGTAAAACTGCGGTTTCAATTGCGCTTAGCTGGACCGCTTCTACCGATAATGTGAATGTTACCGGTTACGATGTTTATGCCAACAATGTTTTAAAAACTACTGTTTCAGGGTCTACTGCAACCCTAACAGGTTTAACTGCTTCGACCAATTATTCGATCTACGTAAAAGCAAAAGATGCGGCAGGAAACACTTCTTCGGCCAGCACTACGATTGCCGTTACAACCGACAGTAGCGGTACAGGCGGAGCTGCCACCGAGTTACTTTTCTCTGAATATATTGAAGGTTCCGGAAACAATAAAGCTTTAGAAATCGCAAATAACACCGGAAGTGCCGTAAACCTGTCTATTTACACCCTAAAAAAACAAACAAATGGCGCAGGTGCCTGGAGTACAGGATTAGCCTTAACGGGAACATTGAGCAGCGGTGGTAAATATGTACTGGTAAACAGCTCCATTTCCTCGACTTGTTTCTCAACCAGTGCCGCCAATATTTCGACAACCGCAACCGAACTGGCTTTTAATGGCAATGATGCTGTCGGTTTATTTAAAAATGGTGTTCTGATTGACATGATCGGAACGTTTAGTGGCGGAACAGCCAACTTTGCCGCCGATGTTACGCTAAGAAGAAAGGCAACCGTAACTTCTCCATCCACAACATTTAATTTGACCTCGCAGTGGGATTCCTACACTAGTGACACCTGTAACAATTTAGCCAGTAAAAAAGCAAAAGTAAGCAAAGAAGAAACGGTTACTGCTACCGATGAAATTCTGATTTACCCTAATCCGTCTAAAGGAAACTTCACTATTGGATTTCCTAATTCAACAGAGCACTATTCTGTTGAAATCCTTTCGTTTTCCGGACAAAAAGTTTTCGAAAAACGAAATAACACAGATTCCGAAATAGCAGTTCAACATCTTGCAGCAGGAATATACATTATCAAAATAGCCACTGAAGCAAAAACAGTTTACAAAAAAATCATAATCAACTAA